The region GTCATTGATGCCTGTCAGGTGACAAACCCGTCTATTGACCCGCTTAGAGAACCCATGGAGCTCAGGACCTTTCTTGGAAAAAAAGGAGAGAAGATTGAGCTTACAGAGTCAGAAAGCGGGAAAATTGCGCTTAAGACGCGGCTTGCCCCCCAGCTCGAGCTTGAAACTCCTATAATGTTTTCCGCAATGTCATACGGCTCCATAAATCTTAATTTTCAGGAATCTATGGCAAGGGCTGCCGTAGAACTTGGCACTTACTGGAACACAGGGGAGGGAGGGCTTCATAAGAAACTCTATCCTTATGCCGGGAGGGGCATAGTCCAGGTAGCCTCAGGCCGTTTTGGCGTCAGCAGGGATTATCTGAAGGCCGCTGCAGCAGTAGAGATAAAGATAGGCCAGGGCGCTAAACCGGGGATTGGCGGGCACCTGCCTGGTGAAAAGGTGAATGCTGAAATCGCTGAAACAAGGATGATACCTCCTGGTTCTGATGCTATTTCACCGGCGCCGCATCACGACATATACTCTATAGAAGATCTGAAACAGCTTGTTTATGCGATAAAAGAGGCAACGCGGTATGAGAAACCTGTCTTTGTAAAGATTGCCGCGGTACATAATGTTGCGGCGATAGCAAGCGGCATAGCAAGGGCAGGCGCTGATGTAATAGTCGTTGATGGTTTCCGTGGTGGTACAGGTGCAACACCAAAGTCAGTAAGAGACCATGTTGGAATACCTATTGAGGTGGCTATTGCTGCTGTAGACAGAAGGCTTCGGCAGGAGGGCATCAGAAACGAGGTCTCTATTGTTGCTACCGGCGGTATAAGGAGTAGCGCTGATGTAATAAAGATAATCGCCCTCGGGGCTGATGCGGCCTACATTGCAACGGTTGCGATGCTTGCCATAGGATGTACGCTGTGCCAGACATGCAACACCGGCCGTTGTGCGTGGGGCATAACCACTAACGACCCAAGGCTGGCAAGGAGACAGAACCCTGATATCGCATCAGAGCAGTTGTACAATCTGGTAAGAGGGTGGTCACATGAGATGAAGGAGATGCTCGGGGCAATGGGGATCAATTCAATAGAATCGCTTAAAGGCAACCGGCTGAGGTTAAGAAGTATTGGCCTGACTGAGAAAGAGAACGAGATACTGGGAGTGCTTCCGGCTGGAGAATAGGTAGTTTTTGTGCGGGGTCAGGTCTTGCATTTTGACGTCATAAAAAAGTTTGACGTCAAAATGCAAGACCTGACCCCGATAATGACAAAAATCCCCCTTAATCCCCCTTTTTCAAAGGGGGAAATAAGTTTCCTTCCTTTTCAAAGGGGAGTAAGGGGGGATTGAAAGGCTATTTAAAAGTGAAAAAAGTCATAATAATAGAAGACTACTGCATAGCCTGTTATAACTGTGAGGTGGCTTGTGTTGCAACGCATTCACGGAGCCAGGACCCTGTAAAGTCTTATAAAAGGGAAGGGCTGCGGGGGAAAACGAATGCAGTTGTTGAGGTTGAGTCGCCATTGGCCTTTTCTTCAATGTGCAGGCATTGTAAACATCCATGGTGTATGGATGCCTGCATCAGCGGTGCAATACAAAGGCTTGATAATGGCATAGTTTATCTTGACGAGGAACGCTGTGTAGGGTGCTGGGGTTGTGTAGTCGGGTGTCCGTATGGCGCTGCTCATCCTAATCTTGCAGGCAAAGACAAACATGCATTCAAATGTGACCTTTGCATTAAGAGGCTTGATGCCGGGCTTAATCCCGCCTGTGTTGAGGCCTGTCCGAACAATGCATTGCTGTATGATGAGACCATTGAAGAAAGAGAAGAGGTCCACAAGTAATGTCTAAATCAGAATATGTAATTGTCGGATCAAATGTTGCTGCTGTAGGAGCAATAGACGGGATAAGGAAGCACGATAAAAAGTCTTCTATACTAACTATATCCTTTGAGTCTCTTGGTTCGTACTCAAAGGCAATGCTCGCAGAGTACATTGAGGGCGCTAACGCCCAGTGGCTTGAATTCAGGGGCAAGGACTACTTTAAAAAGATGGGTGTAGATTGCCTCTTTGGCAGGAAAGTAACTGGACTTGATTCAGATAAGTCTATTCTTACAACAGATAATGGTGAAGAGATCTCATATAAAAAACTCCTCCTTGGAGTAGGCGGGGTTCCCTTTAAGCCGGTAATAAAAGGGGCAGAGGGTAAAGAGCTGGTTTTTACATTTACAGACTTATTGGATGCAGAGAAAATTCGTGAAGCGCTTCCGCGTTTTAACAGTGCAGTGGTTATTGGCGCCGGGTTTACGGGGACAGAGATTGCCTATACCTTGAATAAGCTTAACAAAAAGGTGACAGTAGTCGAACTTGGGGACCGGGTGCTTGTCAAGGCATTAGACCCCAGGTCATCGGAAATTGCCCAATCCCTCATGCATGGTGAGGGGATAGAGTTTTATTTAAATGATACTGTTGAAGAGATTTCCGGAAACAAGGAAATAACGGGTGTAAGTTTAAAGAGCGGCAAGGTTATCCCTTGTCAGGCGGTTATTACTGCAATCGGAGTGATACCTAACGGAGAGCTGATTAAGAACACTCCGGTTAAATTTGACAGGGGATTAGATGTGGATGACTACATGTGTACCAATGTCCCGAATGTATATGGTGCAGGCGACGTGGTTAAGGCGCTTGATATCACTGATGGCCTGAAACGCTCATTGCCATTATGGCCGCTGGCGTTTCAGCAGGGTCTGGTTGCAGGAAAGAATATGGCAGGAGGCAGGTATCCTTATGCAGGCGGGCTGCCAATAAATTCTCTGAAGTTTCTGAAAGTGCCAATTCTTTCGGCAGGCATTACTACCCCGCCTGATGCAAGTTATGAAGTCATATATGTCAGTGACCCTAAAGGTACATTTTACAGAAGCCTTGTTCTCAAAGAAGGCAGGTTAAAAGGCTTTGTAACCATAGGTGAGATTGACGGGGCCGGTGTTTTAACAGGGCTTATCAGAAATAAGATAGATATATCAGGTATTAAGACTAAACTGCTTAACAAGAAAAAGGTTGGACTTATGCAAATGCCCCGTGAGTGGAGAAACAGGATTTTTACACGAAGGGATGAGACAGACTATCATGATTGAAGGATATAAAAAATATAATGATCCAAGAGATACCAGCGGATGTGGTCTCGTCGGTTTTATTAACCGTGATGGGAGCCGGGTTGACGGAAGTCACATAATTAAAGCCCTCTGCCTTATGAAAGACCGGGGTAACGGTCTTGGCGCAGGATATGCCGCTTACGGAATTTACCCTGATATGGCAGATTTCTACGCAATCCATGTAATGATGGATAAACCGGAGATAAAATCTGATGTTGAGAAGGTTTTGTTCAGATATTTTAATGTACACAGGGAAGAGGAGATACCAACAAGGGCTACGCCATATATCAAAAATCCCCCTGTCTTCTGGAGATATTTTGTTGATACAAAGAGTGAATGCCTGGTTCCCGGAGAAGATCAGGATGGGCTTGTTGTACGAGCGGTCATGATGGTAAATAATAATGTCTCCGGCGCCTATG is a window of Nitrospirota bacterium DNA encoding:
- a CDS encoding 4Fe-4S binding protein — its product is MLYKKPQIQYYPYIVQRDDYKCVRCLGCVEQCSYDATFYDEELDVIWNKHEACVGCKRCEAMCPTDAIKIVPNPSRPIEHASWKWDLVMDAYLQANTGGIIITGIGNDKPYRIYFDHLVIDACQVTNPSIDPLREPMELRTFLGKKGEKIELTESESGKIALKTRLAPQLELETPIMFSAMSYGSINLNFQESMARAAVELGTYWNTGEGGLHKKLYPYAGRGIVQVASGRFGVSRDYLKAAAAVEIKIGQGAKPGIGGHLPGEKVNAEIAETRMIPPGSDAISPAPHHDIYSIEDLKQLVYAIKEATRYEKPVFVKIAAVHNVAAIASGIARAGADVIVVDGFRGGTGATPKSVRDHVGIPIEVAIAAVDRRLRQEGIRNEVSIVATGGIRSSADVIKIIALGADAAYIATVAMLAIGCTLCQTCNTGRCAWGITTNDPRLARRQNPDIASEQLYNLVRGWSHEMKEMLGAMGINSIESLKGNRLRLRSIGLTEKENEILGVLPAGE
- a CDS encoding 4Fe-4S binding protein, with amino-acid sequence MKKVIIIEDYCIACYNCEVACVATHSRSQDPVKSYKREGLRGKTNAVVEVESPLAFSSMCRHCKHPWCMDACISGAIQRLDNGIVYLDEERCVGCWGCVVGCPYGAAHPNLAGKDKHAFKCDLCIKRLDAGLNPACVEACPNNALLYDETIEEREEVHK
- a CDS encoding NAD(P)/FAD-dependent oxidoreductase; its protein translation is MSKSEYVIVGSNVAAVGAIDGIRKHDKKSSILTISFESLGSYSKAMLAEYIEGANAQWLEFRGKDYFKKMGVDCLFGRKVTGLDSDKSILTTDNGEEISYKKLLLGVGGVPFKPVIKGAEGKELVFTFTDLLDAEKIREALPRFNSAVVIGAGFTGTEIAYTLNKLNKKVTVVELGDRVLVKALDPRSSEIAQSLMHGEGIEFYLNDTVEEISGNKEITGVSLKSGKVIPCQAVITAIGVIPNGELIKNTPVKFDRGLDVDDYMCTNVPNVYGAGDVVKALDITDGLKRSLPLWPLAFQQGLVAGKNMAGGRYPYAGGLPINSLKFLKVPILSAGITTPPDASYEVIYVSDPKGTFYRSLVLKEGRLKGFVTIGEIDGAGVLTGLIRNKIDISGIKTKLLNKKKVGLMQMPREWRNRIFTRRDETDYHD